In one window of Juglans regia cultivar Chandler chromosome 3, Walnut 2.0, whole genome shotgun sequence DNA:
- the LOC108994926 gene encoding sulfoquinovosyl transferase SQD2, with translation MTTTSLSINHSLSPLSFSTSPSPSSSSSSALYGPVSPKALCFIAQGTKPVSLFCKRRAERQTRDFFVPKASDMTIDEVREEEEEGPPLIDSETNSRPRRIALFVEPSPFAYVSGYKNRFQNFIKYLREMGDEVMVVTTHEGVPQEFYGAKLIGSRSFPCPWYQKVPLSLALSPRIISEVARFKPDIIHASSPGIMVFGALAIAKLLCVPIVMSYHTHVPVYIPRYTFSWLVKPMWLIIKFLHRAADLTLVPSAAIGRDLEAASVTAANKIRLWNKGVDSESFNPRFRSHEMRVRLSDGEPEKPLIVHVGRLGVEKSLDFLKRVMDRLPEARIAFIGDGPYREELENLFTGMPAVFTGMLGGEELSQAYASGDVFVMPSESETLGLVVLEAMSSGIPVVGVRAGGVLDIIPPDQEGKTGFMFNPGDLDDCVGKLSTLLHNQELRETMGKAAREEMEKYDWRAATRKIRNEQYNAAIWFWRKKRAQLLRPLQWLAKRLFPSPEVI, from the exons ATGACCACCACTTCGCTCTCTAtaaatcactctctctctcctctctcctttTCTacctctccttctccttcttcttcgtcttcgtcGGCTCTGTACGGTCCGGTGTCTCCTAAAGCTTTGTGCTTTATCGCCCAGGGAACAAAACCCGTTTCCTTGTTTTGCAAAAGGCGGGCGGAGAGGCAAACGAGAGATTTTTTTGTGCCTAAAGCAAGCGATATGACTATCGACGAAGTCagggaagaggaggaggaggggccTCCGTTGATTGACTCGGAGACCAACTCTAGGCCCCGCCGCATTGCGCTCTTTGTCGAGCCTTCCCCTTTTGC ATATGTGTCAGGGTATAAGAACCGGTTccagaattttatcaaatacttGCGTGAAATGGGGGATGAG GTGATGGTGGTGACCACACATGAAGGTGTGCCTCAAGAGTTTTATGGAGCAAAATTGATTGGATCACGCAG CTTTCCCTGCCCCTGGTATCAGAAAGTGCCACTCTCCCTGGCACTTAGTCCTAGAATAATTTCAGAGGTTGCCCGATTTAAGCCTGACATAATACATGCTTCATCACCTGGGATAATG GTTTTCGGAGCTCTTGCGATTGCAAAACTATTATGTGTCCCCATAGTGATGTCTTATCACACTCATGTGCCAGT TTACATTCCAAGATACACTTTCAGTTGGCTGGTGAAACCCATGTGGTTGATTATAA AATTCCTACACAGAGCAGCTGATCTTACACTGGTGCCCTCCGCTGCGATTGGTAGGGATCTTGAAGCAGCTAGTGTGACAGCAG CTAACAAGATTCGTCTTTGGAACAAGGGTGTTGATTCTGAAAGCTTCAACCCCCGTTTCCGCTCACATGAGATGCGAGTAAGACTAAG TGATGGTGAACCCGAGAAACCATTGATAGTTCATGTTGGACGACTTGGAGTTGAGAAAAGTTTGGATTTCCTCAAGAG GGTTATGGACAGGCTTCCAGAAGCACGAATTGCTTTCATTGGAGATGGTCCATATAG AGAGGAGCTGGAAAATTTGTTTACTGGCATGCCTGCAGTATTTACGGGGATGCTTGGAGGTGAAGAGCTTTCGCAGGCGTATGCCAGTGGAGATGTTTTTGTTATGCCTTCAGAATCTGAGACACTCGGGCTAGTTGTTTTAGAGGCCATGTCTTCAGGAATTCCTGTGGTGGGAGTTCGTGCTGGGGGAGTTCTAGATATAATCCCTCCAGACCAGGAGGGCAAAACTGGTTTTATGTTCAATCCTGGTGATCTTGATGACTGCGTGGGCAAATTGAGTACTTTGTTGCACAACCAAGAGTTGAGAGAAACCATGGGGAAAGCTGCGCGTGAAGAAATGGAGAAGTATGATTGGAGGGCAGCCACCCGAAAGATACGAAATGAACAGTACAATGCTGCCATCTGGTTCTGGCGCAAGAAGAGAGCGCAACTATTGAGACCTCTTCAATGGCTGGCAAAACGCCTTTTCCCTTCCCCAGAAGTTATATAA